A single Antechinus flavipes isolate AdamAnt ecotype Samford, QLD, Australia chromosome 5, AdamAnt_v2, whole genome shotgun sequence DNA region contains:
- the LOC127564746 gene encoding LOW QUALITY PROTEIN: olfactory receptor 9-like (The sequence of the model RefSeq protein was modified relative to this genomic sequence to represent the inferred CDS: inserted 1 base in 1 codon): MDDDNGTAVTEFILLGFSNLGVYQSALFWGVLFVYLVTLLGNSLIITLTLLDPVLNTPMYFFLRHLSLIEILYTMTVVPRMLTDLLLSQPAISPASCFTQMYFFALFGIAECCVLTAMAYDRYAAICRPLHYAMLMNRQACVAMVGASYLMGITTGTTHSIFIFTLPFHGTNIVHHFLCDILPVLRLASGDTFWGEVGNLAVTLLFIITPFALILFSYVRILITILGVASAQGRQKVFSTCSSHLLVVTLFFGTGTLAYMKPXTNDTEDTDQVLSLFYTVVTPMLNPFIYTLRNKEVMGALRRKLTKHF; encoded by the exons ATGGATGATGATAATGGGACAGCAGTGACCGAGTTCATTTTGCTGGGATTCTCAAATTTGGGGGTTTACCAGAGTGCTCTCTTTTGGGGAGTGCTCTTTGTCTACTTGGTCACCTTGCTGGGTAACTCCTTGATCATTACCCTTACCCTGCTGGACCCAGTCCTGAACACTCCCATGTACTTCTTCCTTCGACATCTCTCGCTGATAGAGATTCTCTACACTATGACTGTTGTACCCAGGATGCTGACTGATCTGCTTTTGTCCCAGCCTGCCATCTCTCCTGCCAGCTGCTTCACTCAAATGTATTTCTTTGCCCTCTTTGGCATTGCCGAATGCTGTGTGCTCACTGCCATGGCCTATGACCGTTATGCTGCCATTTGTCGGCCCCTGCACTATGCTATGCTGATGAACCGGCAGGCATGTGTGGCTATGGTGGGTGCTTCTTATCTAATGGGCATCACCACAGGCACTACTCACTCCATATTCATCTTTACCTTGCCCTTCCATGGCACCAACATTGTTCACCACTTCCTATGTGACATTTTGCCTGTTTTGAGACTGGCAAGTGGAGACACATTCTGGGGTGAGGTTGGGAACCTTGCTGTCACCCTGCTCTTTATCATTACTCCCTTTGCACTGATTTTGTTTTCCTATGTTCGCATCCTCATTACCATCCTTGGGGTTGCCTCTGCTCAGGGACGCCAAAAAGTCTTCTCTACTTGTTCTTCCCACCTATTGGTGGTCACACTTTTCTTTGGGACTGGGACTCTAGCCTACATGAAAC GAACCAATGATACTGAGGACACAGATCAAGTTCTCTCCCTTTTTTACACAGTTGTAACTCCTATGCTCAACCCTTTTATCTATACACTGAGGAACAAGGAGGTGATGGGAGCCCTGAGGCGTAaattaacaaaacacttttga